The genomic interval gttgggcggcggcgccgcaccCCGCacccgctgctgctgcaagtCCAGAGGGAGCTGTTGCGCGGGATGCAGCAGGCGCAGCAGAACTACTGCGTGGGCGAGGGCTCGTCGAGCAGCGGCGCGCACTTCTGGCCGACGGGCAACGGCGGCGTCTCCCCGACGGCGGCTGCCCACGCCCCCACCGGTGACTATGGCTTGCCTCCAGCCGCCGACCCCGTCATGCCATTCGGCGGTATTAGCAGTGAGTACGTCTCGCGGTTCGGCATGGGCTACGCCAATCCGTTCGACGCTgccgctgcctccgccgccgccactgcgcCCGCCATGCCCCGGCCGCCCGTGGCGCCGAGGTCGGGCACTCTGAGAGCCAGCGCCAGCCAGTACCAGCCCATCGGTGCCGCGTCCCGCTCCAGCACCGGACGGTACAATCCTttgggcagcagcagcagcaaccatCCCCGCTTCTCCGAGCAGGTGTACCATGAGAACCGCAACGTGGTGGACGCGCTGCGTGCTAACGAGGCGGGCATTTCATGGAGGTGCACGCCGCGGATTAAAGAGGGCCGGTCCCCGGAGGAAATCCGGTCGGAGATGCTCCGTGGCCCGATGCCGCTGGCGCTTGTGTTCTTCCAGTCGTCGGCGGCGCACGTGATCCGCCTTCTCGAGGAGGGCGCGGAGAAGGGCGTCGATCTGTACCGCCTgagcgcgctcgccgcgatcAAGACCCAGGTGCACAGGGTCATGGAAGACAAGGAGGGGTCCCAGGTTTTCATCGCTCTGATGAACGCCTGCGCCGAGCGGAAGGACGAGATCCatgccatcgtcgccgccgccaccggacCGCCCGTCGTCGGCAACGTCAACGTCAACGGCGTGCCCAAGACCTCACATCTCTTGCATCTCACACGGCAGGAGTACGGGTACCTTCTAAGCCCCAATCAGTCAATGACTAATTTCACGGAAAAAAAAGGGTTCAGATTAGACTCATACTCTGGTGTTTGATGTTAATTTCACGGTGCAGGGAGTCTTCTCTGAAGGCGCTCAtcaccgccgcggcgccgttCTCTGACATGTGCAAGCTGCTCGTCGACTGTTTCATGTGCGAGAGCGTCATGGATCACCCAAGAGGGGATCGAATTCTTCGCTGCTGCTTCGAGTTGATGAGCTACGGCGATACCAAGGTAAGAGATCCAtagatttcaaaaaaaaaaaaaaggtaagagATCCATAAATCGAACCATACGAGATAGTGAGTTACTGCTTGCtggcatgtatgtatgtatggtcACCAAGGTTTTGAATCTCCTAACTATAGCTTTCGCTATCTCTAATATAGCCGTTTCAGATGGGTTTAGCTATTTACTCTCATGTGTAATTTAGCCATTGTAATCTCGTTTAATCGACTGCTAGCTCTGTTTGACTTAAGGGGCGGGTCTATCGGGCGAGCGTTTGTGCAACCATTAACCCACGCGAATGgtctatatataaagaaagatTTGCTTTGGTCCAATAAAAATTACttggtaccaaatcatttttcaccattggatctagctgagtagtaTGTGCGttattagatccaacgatcagacgTGGGGTACTgttacctcgagatactttttgttggactgtaaaattgctcatataagaaagtttttatatataattttttatagtatgTTTCTATGCATAACGTTTTATCtttaagcaattttacggtccttgattgtcaaggtaccaaaatttcagtgtaaaattttagtacctcttggtacctaggTATTAtgagttactaaattttatattaggagttactaaattttatattaggagttactaaattttatattaaaagttactaaattttatattaaaagttactaaattttatattaaaattttggtatctctcagTAACTACTCAAGGACTATAAACGGCTCTTCATCTTTATAATAGAAATTActgaaatttttggtacctcgtggtaccttctcaaggatggtaaaattgctcaactTAGAAATAGATTATAGCTTATAAAGTATGTagcaaaaatatctataaaatttaccatcttataaaaaatacatctacaaagattatacataaaaaattgttatataaAATCTCTATatagaaagtttatatatgcaaacttcatatatatatatatatatatatatataaagtgttCGCGCATGTTAACGAACGCTTCTCGTGTATGAGAAGGCCAAAGGCTAAATGTCTTAGCCAGTGATTCAGAACACTAGTGCTGACAG from Oryza brachyantha chromosome 3, ObraRS2, whole genome shotgun sequence carries:
- the LOC102712899 gene encoding pumilio homolog 2-like, which gives rise to MDRGKQRADSPPPPRPAYSGGLEAYLNFNALSVGGGEGSSASARQMELQQRYAMPNSPLVMPLPPPSQPQDGGGVVGRRRRTPHPLLLQVQRELLRGMQQAQQNYCVGEGSSSSGAHFWPTGNGGVSPTAAAHAPTGDYGLPPAADPVMPFGGISSEYVSRFGMGYANPFDAAAASAAATAPAMPRPPVAPRSGTLRASASQYQPIGAASRSSTGRYNPLGSSSSNHPRFSEQVYHENRNVVDALRANEAGISWRCTPRIKEGRSPEEIRSEMLRGPMPLALVFFQSSAAHVIRLLEEGAEKGVDLYRLSALAAIKTQVHRVMEDKEGSQVFIALMNACAERKDEIHAIVAAATGPPVVGNVNVNGVPKTSHLLHLTRQEYGESSLKALITAAAPFSDMCKLLVDCFMCESVMDHPRGDRILRCCFELMSYGDTKIMIQFACYHSSKLLHSSPGSRCISECFESARGEELEQLEHIVLVNAATIARGNYSNYFIQRVLVKGSEGLKHKLVSALMTDVASLSRQQFGSYVVEACFLTTGSVELLHLVLSTFLKLPDDQLADVVQCGYGNYVIQKLVDASKEPFRNETMMLARRIQRLPEEVLDRMSAKQVLKFLRRLFPSRNRLH